A genomic region of Rhodospirillales bacterium contains the following coding sequences:
- a CDS encoding N-acetylneuraminate synthase family protein — translation MKNFNIAGREIGDGHPSYIIAEVSCNHEGDFDEARRIIEVAAACGTDAAKLQTYTADTISRNFKTKPKGTIWENIDLYKIYEQAHTPWEWHKELKKVADDCGIHLFSSPFDETAVDHLMAVDSPVLKVASFEVVDTKLLEKMAQTGLPIIMSNGMTDFLEMDEAVRTLYKHGTKDLALLHCNSGYPAAFDEANLATIPAMAGLFDCVVGVSDHTIYADPANYVDPMAHVTPFEAVSRFGAKIVEVHLMLDRAKARALMEKEQGGYDWPFSREPEELKLMIDMIRAYEAGEDVEYKTELEKVVALKTHGHVNFQPTEKEMNSRGLRPSLWVVEDIKAGERFTFAGGKPGNIDSIRPAGGLHIRFADFIQDKKALRDIPAGTPLEWDMVAV, via the coding sequence ATGAAAAACTTTAATATTGCCGGGCGTGAGATCGGGGATGGGCATCCTAGTTATATTATTGCGGAAGTGTCCTGTAATCACGAAGGCGATTTTGATGAGGCGCGGCGGATTATTGAAGTGGCGGCGGCTTGCGGAACGGATGCGGCGAAGCTCCAGACCTATACGGCGGATACGATCAGCCGGAATTTCAAAACCAAGCCTAAGGGAACGATTTGGGAAAATATTGATCTGTATAAAATCTATGAGCAGGCTCATACGCCGTGGGAGTGGCACAAGGAATTAAAGAAGGTTGCTGACGATTGTGGTATTCACCTGTTTTCCTCGCCCTTTGATGAAACGGCGGTGGATCATTTGATGGCAGTGGATTCTCCGGTTCTGAAAGTGGCCAGTTTTGAAGTGGTCGATACCAAACTTCTCGAAAAAATGGCACAGACGGGGCTGCCGATTATCATGTCGAATGGCATGACAGATTTTCTGGAGATGGATGAAGCTGTGCGGACACTTTACAAGCATGGCACGAAGGATCTGGCTTTGCTGCATTGTAACAGCGGTTATCCGGCGGCTTTTGATGAAGCTAATCTGGCGACTATTCCGGCGATGGCCGGTTTGTTCGATTGTGTTGTAGGGGTGTCTGACCATACGATTTATGCTGATCCGGCGAACTATGTTGATCCTATGGCGCATGTGACACCGTTTGAAGCGGTGAGCCGTTTTGGAGCCAAGATTGTCGAGGTTCATCTGATGCTTGATCGTGCAAAAGCGCGGGCCTTGATGGAAAAAGAGCAGGGAGGATATGACTGGCCGTTTTCGCGAGAGCCGGAAGAGCTGAAGCTTATGATTGATATGATCCGGGCTTATGAAGCCGGAGAAGATGTTGAGTATAAGACAGAGCTTGAGAAAGTGGTGGCTCTTAAAACGCATGGTCATGTCAATTTTCAGCCAACGGAAAAGGAGATGAATAGCCGGGGGCTGCGTCCGTCTTTATGGGTTGTTGAAGATATTAAGGCGGGAGAGCGCTTTACGTTTGCTGGTGGTAAGCCGGGTAATATCGACTCTATTCGCCCGGCGGGCGGATTACATATCCGGTTTGCTGACTTCATTCAAGATAAAAAGGCGCTGCGGGACATCCCTGCCGGGACGCCGCTGGAATGGGATATGGTTGCCGTTTAA
- a CDS encoding formyl transferase yields the protein MNVLLLSPYPDRLRPVIEATSCRVMVTEEKISPEFLKDNKIDLGISYGYRHILKKDVLDVCPFINLHISYLPWNRGADPNIWSWVDDTPKGVTIHYIDEGIDTGDIIAQRETPMDKDETLATSYQKLQKDIEALFGEVWLSIYEGRAEARPQTREGSLHYSRDRDLIQPFLKNGYDIRACALTEMARVENISVKGLKYEKL from the coding sequence ATGAATGTGTTGCTGTTATCACCTTATCCGGATCGTCTGCGGCCTGTTATCGAGGCAACGTCTTGCCGTGTTATGGTAACCGAAGAAAAAATTTCGCCTGAATTCCTGAAGGACAATAAAATTGATCTGGGGATTTCATACGGTTATCGCCATATCCTGAAAAAAGATGTTCTGGATGTTTGTCCTTTCATCAACCTTCATATTTCCTATTTACCGTGGAACAGGGGCGCGGATCCCAATATCTGGAGCTGGGTTGATGATACGCCCAAGGGGGTGACGATCCATTATATTGATGAAGGGATTGATACGGGGGATATTATTGCCCAGCGTGAAACGCCAATGGATAAGGATGAAACGCTGGCGACGTCCTATCAAAAACTACAAAAGGATATTGAAGCCTTGTTCGGTGAGGTTTGGCTTTCTATTTATGAAGGGCGCGCGGAAGCGCGTCCGCAAACCAGGGAGGGGTCTTTGCATTATTCGAGGGATCGTGACCTGATTCAGCCTTTTTTGAAGAATGGATATGATATCCGGGCCTGCGCCTTAACCGAGATGGCGCGTGTGGAAAATATAAGTGTGAAGGGTCTGAAGTATGAAAAACTTTAA
- the pseG gene encoding UDP-2,4-diacetamido-2,4,6-trideoxy-beta-L-altropyranose hydrolase — protein sequence MAKVIFRADATIHIGGGHVMRCLSLASVFERKGWMCEFITADDTVAIVPALEDSGYKIHMLDDTPESADLLVVDHYGLDAGYERMARAWAQKILVLDDLVNRSHDCDILMDQTYGREALEYQDLVPAHCQILTGADYAVLRAQFSESRGGALKRRHENRGQVCRLFLMMSAVDDNNVTGFVLQALEAISRPLNVDVVMGGGAPHLSHVREQVAVSHHDISLHVNAHNVAALMVDADLAIGAGGTSSWERCCLGLPTVTIEIADNQKDILRHLQKAGAIINAGRYEDLTQESFQNLLHDVISRPDLVYETGKKAEVICDGRGTERLVLAVEEMLGLSLS from the coding sequence ATGGCAAAGGTGATTTTCCGTGCAGATGCGACAATACATATCGGCGGCGGCCATGTTATGCGCTGTTTGTCGCTGGCGTCGGTTTTTGAAAGAAAAGGCTGGATGTGTGAATTCATAACAGCTGATGATACGGTTGCCATTGTTCCGGCTCTTGAAGATAGCGGTTATAAAATCCACATGTTGGATGATACTCCTGAATCTGCTGATTTGCTGGTTGTGGATCATTATGGTCTGGACGCCGGATATGAACGTATGGCTCGTGCATGGGCGCAGAAAATCCTTGTGCTTGACGATCTGGTTAATCGTTCCCATGACTGCGATATTTTGATGGATCAGACATACGGAAGAGAGGCTTTAGAATATCAAGATCTTGTTCCGGCCCATTGCCAGATTTTGACGGGTGCCGATTATGCTGTTTTGCGCGCCCAGTTTTCTGAAAGCAGGGGGGGGGCTTTGAAGCGGCGGCATGAAAACAGAGGGCAGGTGTGCCGTTTGTTTCTTATGATGAGTGCTGTTGATGATAATAATGTGACGGGGTTTGTTTTGCAGGCTCTTGAGGCTATATCACGGCCTTTGAATGTTGATGTCGTTATGGGTGGCGGGGCACCGCATCTCTCTCATGTGAGAGAACAAGTGGCGGTCTCGCATCATGACATTTCTTTGCATGTGAATGCGCATAACGTTGCGGCATTGATGGTGGATGCTGATCTGGCGATCGGTGCTGGCGGGACATCAAGCTGGGAACGGTGTTGTCTTGGTTTACCGACGGTTACGATTGAAATTGCCGATAACCAGAAAGATATCCTGAGACATTTGCAGAAAGCAGGGGCGATTATCAATGCGGGGCGTTATGAAGACCTGACGCAGGAAAGCTTTCAGAATTTGCTGCATGATGTTATTTCGAGACCCGATTTGGTTTATGAAACAGGGAAGAAGGCGGAAGTTATCTGCGATGGTCGCGGAACGGAACGGCTTGTATTGGCTGTTGAGGAGATGTTAGGACTATCATTGTCATGA
- a CDS encoding class I SAM-dependent methyltransferase: MASDQKKIFMEDEGNGWFSRNRIVDEKLTAKAQIDPVLQMIEERRLAPLNVLEIGASNGWRLSVLKERNPDIQCAGIEPSAQAVAEAFPGIDMHQGTAEALPFEESSFDLIVFGFCLYLCDRRDLFKIAAEADRVLMDGGYLIVYDFYAESPYKNPYAHVEGLFSYKMDYSRMFSWNPSYSTIHQMIAPHPGTTDTSPDNLVEITLMRKGLSEGWPDRIQEK; this comes from the coding sequence ATGGCTTCTGATCAGAAAAAAATATTTATGGAAGATGAGGGGAACGGCTGGTTTTCCCGAAATAGGATTGTTGATGAAAAACTGACGGCGAAGGCACAAATTGACCCTGTTCTTCAGATGATTGAAGAGAGGCGACTTGCGCCGTTAAATGTGTTGGAAATAGGCGCCAGTAACGGCTGGCGTCTGTCTGTGCTGAAGGAGAGAAATCCCGACATTCAATGCGCCGGAATTGAACCGTCGGCACAGGCGGTGGCCGAAGCTTTTCCCGGGATTGATATGCATCAAGGGACGGCAGAAGCTTTGCCGTTTGAAGAGTCCTCGTTTGATCTGATCGTTTTCGGGTTTTGTTTGTATTTGTGTGACCGGCGGGATCTTTTTAAGATCGCTGCGGAGGCTGATCGTGTTCTGATGGATGGCGGGTATCTGATCGTTTATGATTTTTATGCAGAGTCCCCCTATAAAAATCCCTATGCTCATGTGGAGGGGCTGTTCAGTTATAAAATGGATTACAGCCGGATGTTTTCGTGGAACCCCTCTTATTCAACGATTCATCAAATGATAGCGCCGCATCCAGGGACGACGGATACTTCTCCTGATAACCTTGTTGAGATTACGCTGATGCGCAAAGGATTGTCAGAAGGCTGGCCTGATCGCATTCAGGAGAAATAG
- a CDS encoding aminotransferase class III-fold pyridoxal phosphate-dependent enzyme codes for MKTVAIIQARAGSSRLPGKIFKDLAGLSILGWAVRAAQAIPGVDQVIVATSVEAGDDAVEVACQKMGVACFRGDEDDVLSRMTDAATHAKAAVVFRLTADCPLLDPAVCGALLQLFKQTGADYATNTSPASWPDGLDCEVMTLEALRLANEKARKPSDREHVTPYIRNNQHKFQCEVLRCPVPHIHDERWTVDDEGDYAFLQAVSEALPQGRPPSYCEVLEVLATNPAFYDLRAESARNEGYTKSVLAAPYYHEGYETSNQLIKRALQTIPLGSQTFSKSQMQFPESNAPLFLTHGAGSTVWDVDGNSYVDYVSGLLPNTLGYCDPDVDEALARQLSRGISFSMATELEMQLAEKLRDIIPSAEMTRFGKNGTDATSAAIRLARAFTGREHVIVSGYHGWQDWYIGSTTRHLGVPEGVRQLTHVSPYNDLAKLEENFAQYEGQVAAVIMEPVGAMQPNPGYLQAVKEMAHRNGALLVFDEIITGFRIHLGGAQTHYGVTPDLSCFGKGMGNGMPISAIVGRADIMTLMEKIFYSGTFGGEALSLAASIAVIDKMERENVIGRLWQTGQTLADETNALISSYGLLATIKLNGLAPWKVLQFNDHETASKEAIRTRFLTDMLRNGILLSASHNICYAHSQVDIEKTKRAYDVTLSRIAEELEAGTLEQNLDIPPIRPVFQVRS; via the coding sequence ATGAAAACAGTCGCTATTATACAGGCGCGCGCCGGTTCCAGCCGGTTGCCGGGTAAAATATTTAAAGATTTGGCAGGGCTATCCATATTGGGTTGGGCTGTCAGGGCGGCGCAGGCTATCCCCGGTGTTGATCAGGTGATTGTTGCGACGTCTGTTGAGGCAGGTGACGATGCTGTTGAGGTGGCTTGTCAAAAAATGGGGGTTGCCTGTTTTCGCGGTGATGAAGATGATGTGCTTTCGCGTATGACAGATGCGGCGACACATGCGAAAGCGGCAGTCGTCTTTCGGCTGACGGCGGATTGTCCGTTGCTTGACCCAGCTGTTTGCGGCGCTTTGCTCCAGCTTTTTAAACAAACCGGCGCCGATTATGCGACGAATACAAGCCCGGCGAGCTGGCCGGATGGGCTGGACTGTGAAGTGATGACGCTGGAGGCGCTTCGTTTGGCCAATGAAAAGGCCCGAAAACCCTCCGACCGGGAGCACGTTACGCCCTATATCCGGAATAATCAGCATAAATTTCAGTGCGAGGTTTTACGCTGTCCGGTTCCTCATATCCATGATGAGCGATGGACCGTGGACGATGAAGGGGATTACGCTTTTTTGCAGGCGGTGAGCGAAGCTTTGCCTCAGGGGCGCCCGCCCTCTTATTGCGAGGTTCTGGAAGTGCTGGCGACTAACCCCGCGTTTTATGATCTTCGTGCTGAAAGTGCGCGCAACGAGGGTTATACGAAATCTGTTTTGGCAGCTCCTTATTATCATGAGGGATATGAGACATCTAATCAGTTGATAAAGCGGGCCTTGCAGACAATTCCTCTGGGATCCCAGACTTTCTCAAAAAGTCAGATGCAGTTTCCGGAGAGCAATGCCCCACTTTTCTTAACGCATGGGGCGGGAAGCACGGTATGGGATGTCGATGGGAACAGCTATGTCGATTATGTGTCGGGATTGCTTCCCAATACCTTGGGGTATTGCGATCCTGACGTTGATGAGGCTTTGGCGCGGCAGTTATCCCGCGGGATATCGTTTAGCATGGCGACCGAGCTGGAGATGCAACTGGCTGAGAAGTTGCGGGATATTATACCGAGTGCTGAAATGACCCGTTTTGGCAAAAACGGTACGGACGCGACATCGGCGGCCATTCGGCTGGCCCGTGCTTTTACAGGTCGTGAACATGTTATTGTTTCCGGCTACCATGGCTGGCAGGACTGGTATATCGGTTCGACGACCCGTCATCTGGGCGTGCCGGAAGGTGTGCGGCAATTGACCCATGTGTCGCCGTATAACGATCTCGCAAAGCTAGAAGAAAACTTTGCCCAGTATGAAGGGCAAGTGGCGGCCGTGATTATGGAGCCTGTGGGGGCTATGCAACCAAATCCTGGTTATCTCCAGGCTGTTAAAGAAATGGCGCACAGGAATGGTGCTCTTCTGGTCTTTGACGAAATTATTACCGGTTTTCGCATTCATCTGGGGGGGGCGCAAACACATTATGGTGTTACTCCCGATCTGTCTTGTTTCGGCAAGGGGATGGGGAATGGTATGCCGATTTCGGCGATTGTCGGACGTGCCGATATTATGACGCTGATGGAGAAAATATTTTATTCCGGTACTTTCGGTGGTGAAGCTCTTTCTTTGGCAGCGTCTATTGCTGTGATTGATAAAATGGAGCGAGAAAATGTCATTGGCCGGCTATGGCAGACCGGCCAGACTCTGGCAGATGAAACGAATGCATTGATCTCTTCCTATGGTTTGTTGGCGACTATCAAGCTGAACGGATTAGCGCCCTGGAAGGTCTTGCAATTTAATGATCATGAAACAGCCAGCAAGGAAGCCATCAGAACTCGGTTCCTGACGGATATGCTGCGGAATGGCATTTTGCTTTCGGCATCTCATAATATTTGTTATGCGCATTCACAGGTGGATATCGAAAAAACAAAGAGGGCTTACGATGTGACCCTGTCCCGGATTGCCGAAGAACTGGAAGCCGGGACTTTGGAACAGAATTTGGATATTCCCCCGATCCGCCCTGTTTTCCAGGTGAGGTCTTAG
- a CDS encoding Gfo/Idh/MocA family oxidoreductase: MTIAVIGLGSIGNRHACNLLQAGESVVGFDPDPDRRALFEKAGGQTQCERDVALDVAEAAIICSPNICHLPDLQAALERGCHALVEKPLSHTMTGLQDVLRMADSRSLIVAAAMNLRFHPVVQRVHEILSSGEMGTVIWGRFLYSGYLPSWRPHQDYRKGYTTAPVGGGVLFDLVHEIDLAQYLMGFGTVSACVARRSGVIETGAEDCADLIIMHPGGAQSSVHLDYVSKHSQRFFEIQCENGFIRGDLVKRSLIIIPSDEDSAAGEECFEGSFSDDYIAEMKGFLQAIRGEGGQICSSSDAAKILETVIKARKQAGLVST, translated from the coding sequence ATGACGATTGCCGTTATTGGTCTGGGATCTATTGGAAACAGGCATGCTTGCAACTTATTGCAGGCGGGGGAAAGCGTTGTTGGTTTTGACCCGGATCCGGATCGGCGAGCTCTTTTTGAAAAAGCAGGGGGGCAAACGCAATGTGAGCGGGATGTTGCTCTGGATGTCGCCGAAGCCGCTATTATCTGTTCCCCGAATATCTGCCATTTACCGGATTTGCAGGCGGCTTTGGAACGGGGGTGTCATGCTCTGGTCGAAAAACCGTTATCGCACACGATGACGGGGTTACAGGATGTTCTGAGGATGGCTGACTCTCGAAGCCTTATCGTTGCTGCGGCTATGAATTTGCGTTTTCACCCGGTGGTTCAGCGTGTACATGAGATTTTGTCTTCTGGTGAGATGGGGACTGTTATATGGGGGCGTTTTTTGTATAGCGGTTATCTGCCGAGCTGGCGCCCTCACCAAGATTACAGGAAGGGGTATACAACGGCCCCGGTTGGCGGCGGGGTTCTTTTTGATCTGGTCCATGAGATTGATCTGGCGCAGTATCTTATGGGATTTGGGACGGTTTCGGCCTGTGTTGCCCGGCGCAGTGGAGTGATTGAAACCGGAGCAGAGGATTGTGCCGATCTGATTATCATGCACCCGGGTGGGGCGCAAAGCAGTGTCCATCTGGATTATGTTTCCAAGCACAGCCAGCGTTTTTTTGAGATACAATGTGAGAACGGTTTTATCAGGGGGGATCTTGTTAAGCGCTCCCTTATTATTATTCCTTCTGATGAGGATTCTGCTGCCGGGGAAGAATGTTTTGAGGGCAGCTTTTCGGATGATTATATCGCGGAAATGAAAGGGTTTTTGCAGGCGATAAGGGGAGAGGGCGGACAGATTTGCTCTTCGTCGGATGCCGCGAAAATTCTTGAAACTGTAATAAAAGCACGTAAACAAGCAGGGTTGGTGAGCACATGA
- the pseC gene encoding UDP-4-amino-4,6-dideoxy-N-acetyl-beta-L-altrosamine transaminase produces MLPYGKQCIEEDDIAAVVEALRGDFLTTGPKVAAFEDAFAKITQARHTVACSNGTAALHLAAMALELGPGDAVIVPSMTFLATANAVRYTGAEVIFSDVDPRTGLMTLGHMEDALMRCGDLTPRAVFPVHLAGQCVDLASLSSLAKDKGLYMVADACHAVGGEYQGKPVGACAYEDMSVFSFHPVKTIAMGEGGAISTNTPEFSERMMRLRSHGMIPQKERGPWFYEMPELGYNYRVTDIQCALGLSQLAKLGRFVARRKELVALYDKLLSDVGDVVRPPVRAMHGDPAWHLYAVRIDFDTLGIDRTTVMEKMLGQGIGTQVHYIPVHRQPYYQARYGDIHLPGADEYYGHTLSLPLFPAMKDDDVYKVVRVLSDICQVDL; encoded by the coding sequence ATGCTCCCCTATGGAAAGCAGTGTATTGAAGAAGATGATATCGCAGCCGTTGTTGAGGCTTTGCGTGGTGATTTTCTGACGACAGGCCCAAAAGTGGCTGCTTTTGAAGATGCTTTTGCAAAAATAACACAGGCCCGCCATACGGTGGCTTGTTCCAATGGAACGGCGGCATTACATCTGGCGGCTATGGCTTTGGAGCTGGGGCCGGGAGATGCCGTTATTGTTCCCTCCATGACATTTTTGGCAACGGCCAATGCTGTGCGGTATACCGGGGCCGAGGTGATTTTTTCCGATGTCGATCCCCGGACAGGGTTGATGACCCTTGGTCATATGGAAGATGCTTTAATGCGTTGTGGTGACTTGACTCCGAGGGCCGTTTTCCCCGTTCATCTCGCCGGTCAATGTGTTGATCTGGCTTCTTTGTCATCGTTAGCCAAGGATAAAGGTCTGTATATGGTGGCTGATGCTTGTCACGCGGTCGGCGGCGAGTATCAAGGAAAACCCGTCGGTGCCTGTGCCTATGAAGATATGAGCGTCTTTTCCTTTCATCCTGTGAAAACGATCGCTATGGGTGAAGGCGGTGCGATTAGTACGAACACCCCAGAATTTTCTGAACGGATGATGCGGTTACGCAGTCATGGCATGATTCCCCAGAAGGAACGAGGGCCGTGGTTTTATGAGATGCCAGAGCTGGGATATAATTACAGGGTTACTGATATTCAGTGCGCGTTGGGGCTATCACAGCTTGCCAAGCTGGGACGGTTTGTTGCCCGGCGAAAGGAATTGGTTGCATTATATGACAAACTTTTGAGTGATGTTGGGGACGTTGTTCGTCCGCCGGTTCGCGCGATGCACGGTGATCCGGCTTGGCATCTTTATGCTGTGCGGATTGATTTCGATACTCTGGGTATTGACCGGACGACAGTGATGGAAAAAATGTTGGGGCAGGGGATCGGCACGCAGGTGCATTATATTCCCGTTCATCGGCAACCTTACTATCAAGCGCGTTATGGTGACATCCATTTACCGGGGGCTGATGAGTACTACGGCCATACATTGTCTTTGCCACTGTTCCCGGCGATGAAAGATGATGACGTTTACAAGGTTGTTCGTGTGTTATCAGATATATGTCAGGTTGATTTATGA
- the pseB gene encoding UDP-N-acetylglucosamine 4,6-dehydratase (inverting) yields MTIRSFLPSSLNLEDKVILVTGGTGSFGQHFVRTVLERYNPRKIIIFSRDELKQYEMAARFPESEYPSIRFFIGDVRDYERLRLAMREVDIVVHAAALKHVPIAEYNPMECIRTNVDGAENVVKAALDCGVEKVIALSTDKAANPINLYGASKLASDKIFVAANNLSGTIGTRFSVVRYGNVMGSRGSVIPFFQKLVREGAQTIPITDERMTRFWITLQQGVDFVLSSLEMMYGGEIFVPRIPSMKMTDMAEALAPGVPHEIVGIRPGEKLHEIMISSDNSRHTVKLEKCYIIEPAFASWAHKSHIDDGAKRVADDFSYESNTNDEWLDIPGLKNMLNSAKPVAA; encoded by the coding sequence GTGACAATACGCAGTTTTCTTCCATCATCACTGAATCTTGAAGATAAGGTCATTCTTGTGACTGGTGGAACGGGGTCTTTCGGACAACATTTCGTACGGACTGTTCTGGAGAGATACAACCCCAGAAAAATCATTATATTTTCCAGAGATGAGCTGAAACAATATGAGATGGCGGCTCGTTTTCCAGAGTCAGAATATCCGAGCATTCGTTTTTTTATCGGTGATGTCCGGGATTATGAGCGGCTCAGGCTGGCTATGCGGGAAGTGGATATCGTTGTTCATGCCGCGGCTCTGAAACATGTTCCAATCGCGGAATACAATCCGATGGAGTGTATTCGTACAAACGTAGATGGTGCGGAAAACGTCGTGAAGGCTGCTCTGGATTGCGGCGTTGAAAAAGTTATTGCCCTGTCGACCGACAAGGCGGCCAACCCCATCAACCTTTATGGAGCCAGCAAGCTGGCTTCGGATAAGATTTTTGTCGCGGCCAATAACTTGAGCGGGACAATCGGCACTCGGTTTTCTGTAGTGCGCTATGGGAATGTTATGGGGTCCCGTGGCTCTGTCATCCCGTTCTTTCAGAAGCTGGTCAGAGAAGGAGCTCAGACTATTCCGATTACCGATGAGCGCATGACGCGTTTCTGGATTACCCTCCAGCAGGGTGTTGATTTTGTGCTTTCTTCTCTGGAGATGATGTATGGCGGCGAGATTTTTGTGCCGCGCATCCCCAGCATGAAAATGACGGATATGGCGGAGGCGCTGGCGCCGGGGGTGCCCCATGAGATCGTCGGTATCCGCCCCGGTGAGAAGTTGCATGAGATTATGATTTCTTCGGATAATAGCCGTCATACCGTTAAACTGGAAAAGTGCTATATCATCGAGCCGGCGTTTGCTTCGTGGGCCCATAAATCGCATATAGATGACGGGGCCAAGAGGGTCGCTGATGATTTTAGTTACGAGAGCAATACAAATGATGAATGGCTTGATATTCCAGGATTGAAGAATATGCTTAACAGTGCCAAGCCCGTGGCCGCTTGA
- a CDS encoding MBOAT family protein, with protein sequence MLFNSLEFILLFLPVAVLFFYLFQKKSLHAAVISLVIFSFFYYAYWNPLYIGLLLASIIVNYQLAKYADKNSKYKIEFKRLSLYASIIFNIGLLFYFKYTDFMIENYAVITGERIDLIGALLPIGISFFTFQQIAYQIDAYKGKITEHGFWEYSLFVSFFPQLIAGPIVHHGEMLPQFKRQSSRQFHIGNIAVGLTLFAIGLFKKVVIADNLAYYASPIFDDAQQGQTVDFYAAWVAALGYTLQLYFDFSGYSDMAVGAARMFGIRLPINFFSPYKADSIIEFWRRWHISLSRFFRDYLYIPLGGNRKGTARQLTNLFLTMALVGFWHGAGWSFIIWGLYHGTLLIINHLWRHFRTSKTQGGYCKLIASTGITFLLVIIGWVFFRAENIPAAMIILNGMFGGNGLSLPIHFFNYGLVPDGFPIHVSVAGAMAAIFIAVALLIAFMLPNSTELMSRFRPVIMPRYALSGWSLLKLKWQPTIVWALFTAILLLWSIASMLSGETEFLYYNF encoded by the coding sequence ATGCTCTTCAACTCACTCGAATTCATACTGCTTTTTCTGCCGGTCGCCGTTCTTTTTTTCTATTTGTTTCAGAAAAAAAGCCTGCACGCCGCCGTTATCAGTCTCGTTATTTTTTCATTTTTTTATTACGCTTACTGGAATCCCCTTTACATAGGCCTTCTGCTGGCGTCAATCATAGTAAATTACCAACTGGCAAAATACGCAGACAAGAATTCAAAATATAAAATTGAATTCAAAAGATTATCTTTATATGCATCAATAATATTCAACATCGGATTATTGTTTTATTTTAAGTACACCGACTTTATGATCGAAAACTACGCGGTCATAACCGGTGAAAGAATTGATTTGATCGGCGCGTTACTTCCCATTGGCATCTCATTTTTTACGTTTCAGCAAATCGCCTACCAAATTGATGCCTACAAAGGAAAAATTACAGAGCATGGATTTTGGGAATACAGCCTGTTCGTTTCTTTCTTTCCCCAGCTTATCGCCGGACCGATCGTCCATCACGGCGAAATGCTCCCCCAGTTTAAACGGCAATCTTCCCGCCAGTTCCATATTGGAAATATCGCCGTCGGCTTGACCTTGTTTGCCATTGGCCTGTTCAAGAAAGTCGTGATCGCCGACAATCTGGCTTATTACGCCAGCCCCATTTTCGACGACGCCCAACAAGGACAAACCGTCGACTTTTACGCCGCTTGGGTTGCCGCACTGGGATATACATTACAACTGTATTTCGATTTTTCCGGCTATTCCGATATGGCCGTTGGAGCCGCACGTATGTTTGGAATCCGCTTGCCCATCAATTTTTTCTCACCTTACAAGGCGGACAGCATCATAGAATTCTGGCGCCGCTGGCATATCTCTTTGTCCCGATTTTTCAGGGATTACCTCTACATTCCTTTGGGAGGAAACCGCAAAGGAACAGCCCGTCAGCTCACAAATCTGTTCCTGACGATGGCCTTGGTGGGGTTCTGGCACGGTGCGGGCTGGAGTTTTATCATCTGGGGACTCTACCATGGCACCCTTTTAATCATCAACCATCTGTGGCGCCATTTCAGAACAAGCAAAACACAAGGAGGATATTGCAAACTCATCGCATCAACCGGGATAACGTTTTTGCTTGTTATCATCGGCTGGGTCTTTTTCAGGGCAGAAAACATCCCGGCCGCCATGATTATCCTAAATGGCATGTTTGGCGGAAACGGCCTCTCCCTTCCTATTCATTTCTTCAATTACGGCCTCGTTCCCGACGGCTTCCCCATCCATGTATCGGTTGCCGGCGCCATGGCCGCCATCTTTATCGCTGTCGCCTTGTTGATCGCCTTTATGCTGCCGAACTCGACCGAACTCATGAGCCGTTTCCGGCCCGTCATCATGCCTCGTTACGCTTTGTCCGGCTGGTCTTTACTCAAACTGAAATGGCAACCAACCATTGTCTGGGCGCTTTTCACAGCCATTCTGCTGTTGTGGTCAATAGCCAGCATGCTGTCTGGTGAAACCGAATTTCTTTACTACAATTTCTAG